Within Bdellovibrio bacteriovorus HD100, the genomic segment GCTTCTTGGAAAAAAGTTGGGAGATGAGGTGCGAATCATCAAACCTGCAGGCGAAGAGTTCGTTACTATCGAGAACGTAGAGTTTAAGTAAATTTTACAGTTGTCTTTGTCTGTACATTTTTGCACACTCCTGCGCATAGCAGGGGGAGCTATGAAGTTCATCACTAAAGTCAGTATTTATCTTTTCGCCTTCGTCGTTGTTTTCGCTCACGTTGAAACAGTTGAAGCCAAACGCCGCAACAATCATGAGGAATCCTGGGAAAAAAATCGCCAGAGTGAAGACTCTAGTTACGAGTCGGGCGCATTTTTGGATGAATCTGCCAGTGATTCCGATCTGGTACGGGCGGTGAATGAGCGCCGTCGTGAGGACTTTGTGGAGGGGGGCCGTCTGACAGTTGTAAAAATCCTGCCGGACGACAACAGTGGACTGGAGCATCAAAAGTGGGTGGTTCGTCTTTCCAATGGCGAGCTTATGCAGGCTGTGTATAATCTGGATATGTGCCCACGTGTTCCTTTGAATGTTGGCGACGTAATCGCCATGGGTGGGCAGTTTATTTGGACCAACAAAGGTGGACTGCTGCACTGGCTTCACCACGATCCCCGCGGCAGACGCCCGGATGGATATGTGTACGTGAACGGGCAGTACTACTGTAAGGAGTAGACTTGCAACGACTGAACCTGATTCCATGTGCAGCGCCTTTTTGGGCCGACAGTGGTCACGGTCAGACATTGTGGGCTCACTTCCTGAAGTCCGCAGAGCTTTCACATTTCGGCAAAAAATTTGAAGTCGATCTTCCTGACGGGGATCGACTTTT encodes:
- a CDS encoding DUF3465 domain-containing protein — encoded protein: MKFITKVSIYLFAFVVVFAHVETVEAKRRNNHEESWEKNRQSEDSSYESGAFLDESASDSDLVRAVNERRREDFVEGGRLTVVKILPDDNSGLEHQKWVVRLSNGELMQAVYNLDMCPRVPLNVGDVIAMGGQFIWTNKGGLLHWLHHDPRGRRPDGYVYVNGQYYCKE